One genomic window of Parabacteroides pacaensis includes the following:
- a CDS encoding glycoside hydrolase family 140 protein produces MKKQWSFLLLLALFACIPAIAQEDTWKGASVDFKHGKLMVSENQRYLVHKDGTPFFYLGDTAWELFHRLNEEEVEAYLENRRAKGFTVIQAVILAELDGLKTPNAYGDVPLVDMDLLTPNEKYYKWVDKVIKMAEAKGLYIGLLPTWGDKVDKQWGVGPEIFNPMYAGLYGVWLARRYKKFKNIIWINGGDRWGGDGNYSTWEALGSSIKKEDKNHLMTFHPSGECSSSQWFHNSFWLDFNMAQTGHCQRSYQIYEKLIVRDYNKIPVKPCMDGEPRYENHPVCWKPDSLGWFDDVDVRQAMYWNLFSGSCGHTYGCHDIWQMLTSGRDPVGLARGDWKTSLDLPGAYDVIHARRLMESYDWVNRVPAQEIIISENTDYSHKIVAIRGKGYALIYFPNGEKTTLDVSPVAKGKGVIQKWMNPRNGEIVIVDKPAIQGIIEVTPPSSGRGNDWVLILEEAVP; encoded by the coding sequence ATGAAAAAGCAATGGTCTTTTCTTTTGTTATTAGCCCTTTTTGCATGTATCCCTGCTATCGCCCAAGAAGATACATGGAAAGGTGCATCAGTTGATTTTAAACATGGTAAATTAATGGTATCCGAAAACCAAAGGTATCTGGTTCATAAAGATGGTACTCCCTTCTTTTATTTAGGTGACACGGCTTGGGAATTGTTCCATCGGTTGAATGAGGAAGAAGTAGAAGCTTATTTGGAAAATCGGAGAGCAAAAGGATTTACTGTGATTCAAGCTGTAATCTTGGCTGAATTAGATGGATTAAAAACTCCGAACGCATATGGTGATGTTCCATTGGTAGATATGGACTTGCTTACTCCGAATGAAAAATATTATAAATGGGTAGACAAAGTGATTAAAATGGCCGAGGCGAAAGGTCTTTATATTGGTTTGTTGCCTACTTGGGGAGATAAAGTAGATAAACAATGGGGAGTAGGACCTGAAATATTTAATCCTATGTATGCCGGTTTATACGGTGTTTGGCTAGCCCGTAGATATAAAAAGTTCAAGAATATCATCTGGATCAATGGTGGTGACCGATGGGGAGGAGATGGTAATTATTCTACCTGGGAAGCACTTGGCAGTTCCATTAAAAAAGAAGACAAGAATCATTTAATGACGTTCCATCCTAGTGGGGAGTGTTCCTCTTCTCAATGGTTTCATAATTCTTTCTGGTTGGATTTTAATATGGCACAAACAGGTCATTGCCAACGTTCTTATCAAATATATGAGAAACTTATAGTGAGAGATTATAATAAAATACCGGTAAAGCCTTGTATGGACGGAGAACCGCGATATGAAAACCATCCGGTATGTTGGAAACCGGATTCTCTGGGTTGGTTTGATGACGTAGATGTACGTCAGGCTATGTATTGGAATTTATTTTCAGGTTCTTGCGGGCATACATACGGATGTCATGATATATGGCAGATGTTAACCTCCGGCAGGGATCCCGTCGGTTTGGCTCGTGGCGATTGGAAAACGTCATTGGATTTACCGGGTGCTTATGATGTAATTCATGCGCGGCGGTTGATGGAAAGCTATGATTGGGTAAACCGTGTTCCTGCTCAAGAGATAATTATTTCCGAAAATACGGATTATTCTCATAAAATAGTAGCTATTCGTGGGAAAGGATATGCCCTTATTTATTTCCCTAATGGTGAAAAAACAACATTGGATGTCTCGCCTGTTGCTAAAGGGAAAGGAGTAATACAAAAATGGATGAATCCTCGAAATGGAGAAATTGTTATAGTAGATAAGCCTGCTATTCAGGGAATTATTGAGGTGACTCCTCCTTCGTCAGGTAGGGGGAATGATTGGGTACTTATTCTCGAAGAAGCAGTTCCCTAA
- the trpB gene encoding tryptophan synthase subunit beta — protein MNKYDVNKDGYYGEFGGAYIPEILYGCVENLKNNYLKVLNDPSFKQEFYQLLKDYVGRPSPLYLAKRLSEKYGCKIYLKREDLNHTGAHKINNAIGQILLAKRLGKTRIIAETGAGQHGVATATVCALMNLECIVYMGKTDVERQHINVQKMQMLGAKVCPVTSGNMTLKDATNEAIRDWCCNPSNTFYVIGSTVGPHPYPDMVARLQSVISEEIRNQLVEQEGRNYPDYLIACVGGGSNAAGTIYHYLGDERVKILLAEAGGKGIDSGLSAATIQLGKVGIIHGSRTLVIQSEDGQIEEPYSISAGLDYPGIGPIHANLAKTHRAEVLAINDDEAVEAAFELTRLEGIIPALESSHALGALAKHPFKPEDVVVLTVSGRGDKDMDTYIKAMNEKSNKIYY, from the coding sequence ATGAACAAGTATGACGTAAACAAGGATGGATATTATGGTGAATTTGGTGGAGCCTATATTCCGGAAATTTTGTACGGTTGTGTAGAAAACCTGAAAAACAATTATCTGAAAGTATTAAATGATCCTTCTTTTAAGCAAGAGTTTTATCAACTCTTAAAAGATTATGTGGGCCGTCCCAGTCCTTTGTATTTGGCAAAACGTCTTTCTGAAAAGTATGGATGTAAGATTTATCTTAAACGGGAAGATTTGAATCATACCGGAGCACATAAAATTAATAATGCGATTGGTCAAATATTACTGGCTAAACGCTTAGGAAAGACTCGGATTATTGCCGAAACCGGGGCTGGGCAACATGGTGTGGCTACGGCTACCGTATGTGCTCTTATGAACCTGGAATGTATTGTTTATATGGGAAAGACAGATGTAGAACGTCAACATATTAATGTCCAGAAAATGCAAATGTTGGGAGCTAAAGTATGCCCGGTGACTTCGGGGAATATGACTTTAAAAGATGCTACCAATGAAGCTATCCGGGATTGGTGTTGTAATCCCTCGAATACTTTTTATGTAATCGGATCTACGGTAGGACCTCATCCTTATCCGGATATGGTTGCCCGGTTACAATCGGTAATCAGCGAAGAAATTCGAAATCAATTAGTAGAACAAGAAGGGCGTAACTATCCGGATTATTTGATTGCTTGTGTAGGAGGAGGGAGTAATGCTGCTGGTACTATTTATCACTATTTGGGAGACGAACGAGTAAAAATATTACTAGCAGAAGCCGGAGGCAAAGGAATTGATTCAGGTTTATCAGCGGCTACTATCCAATTGGGTAAAGTGGGTATTATTCATGGAAGCCGTACCTTAGTTATTCAAAGTGAAGATGGCCAAATAGAAGAACCTTATTCTATTTCTGCCGGCTTGGATTATCCGGGTATCGGACCTATTCATGCTAATTTGGCAAAGACTCATAGAGCTGAAGTGCTGGCTATTAATGACGATGAGGCTGTGGAGGCTGCGTTTGAGTTAACTCGTTTAGAAGGGATTATTCCGGCCCTCGAATCTTCGCATGCATTAGGTGCGTTGGCAAAACATCCGTTTAAACCGGAAGATGTAGTGGTGTTAACCGTATCGGGTCGGGGAGATAAAGATATGGATACTTATATAAAAGCAATGAATGAAAAAAGCAATAAAATTTACTATTGA
- a CDS encoding DUF6377 domain-containing protein: protein MRCTLILLLFIWYSVSCWGGNEIDSLLTELDQTLLHRNTYIKEKELRISSLKESLDKPSVFPEQKYSINTRLFEEYTKYICDSAFHYIDQNLKICKDLYNGEWATDTKLNLSYLLSTIGLGKESLDNLATIDSRSLLNYQKSRYYQSYQQAYNCLADYASGTKYAMGYYHIAGIYKDSAIMFMDTASYEYKLEISRKMLSVGKREEAKEFLLDYMGNFKSGSKEYAVLANQVASIYGGDGDIENRKKYLILSALSDIKGAIRENSSLRELAILLYENGEIDKAYEYMKYSKEDANFYNARLRSIQISRIQPIIDKAYQTKNVKQRQSLQLYLLFISILSVFLFIAILYIYRQIKKLSKARKELHDANIKLKELNCNLSKANEQQKELNEDLKEANNRLADLNQELCEANHIKEEYIGHFLDLCSTYIDKLEDYRKLVNRKVSSGQIEDLFKLTKSSHIIDAELKEFYMNFDTTFLKLYPTFVQEFNALLAESEQFTLRKGELLNTELRIFALIRLGINDSSKIANFLRYSAQTIYNYRTKVKNKALGSRDEFEENVMKIGSFIS from the coding sequence ATGAGATGTACACTTATATTGCTTCTTTTTATATGGTATAGTGTGTCCTGTTGGGGTGGCAATGAGATAGATTCTTTGTTAACAGAGCTCGATCAAACCCTTCTCCACCGGAATACCTATATAAAAGAGAAAGAACTACGCATTAGTAGTTTAAAAGAGTCTTTAGATAAACCTTCTGTTTTTCCTGAACAGAAGTATTCTATTAATACACGTCTATTTGAAGAATATACCAAATACATTTGTGATTCGGCCTTTCATTATATCGATCAGAATCTGAAAATCTGTAAGGATTTATATAATGGAGAATGGGCAACGGATACGAAGTTAAACCTCTCTTACCTTCTTTCTACCATAGGCCTGGGCAAAGAGTCTTTAGATAATCTGGCAACTATCGATTCACGCAGCCTGCTGAATTATCAGAAATCCCGTTATTACCAATCTTATCAGCAGGCCTATAATTGTTTGGCCGATTATGCAAGCGGCACGAAATATGCTATGGGCTATTATCATATTGCCGGTATATATAAAGATTCTGCTATTATGTTTATGGATACTGCATCTTATGAATACAAATTAGAGATTAGCAGGAAGATGCTATCTGTAGGAAAAAGAGAAGAAGCGAAAGAATTTTTATTGGATTATATGGGGAATTTTAAGTCCGGTTCAAAGGAATATGCAGTTTTAGCTAACCAGGTAGCTAGTATTTATGGGGGAGATGGAGATATCGAAAATCGGAAAAAATATCTTATATTATCTGCTCTCTCGGATATAAAAGGGGCTATCCGGGAAAATAGTTCTTTACGGGAACTGGCTATTTTGCTTTATGAAAATGGTGAAATAGATAAAGCATATGAATATATGAAATATTCCAAAGAAGATGCTAATTTTTATAATGCACGCCTAAGAAGTATCCAAATTTCCAGAATACAACCCATCATTGATAAGGCTTATCAAACAAAAAATGTAAAGCAAAGACAATCTTTACAACTCTATTTGTTGTTTATCAGTATATTGTCCGTATTTTTATTTATTGCTATTCTTTATATTTACAGGCAAATTAAAAAATTGTCCAAAGCCAGAAAAGAACTTCACGATGCTAATATAAAGTTGAAAGAATTGAATTGTAATCTTTCTAAAGCAAATGAACAACAAAAAGAATTGAATGAGGATTTAAAAGAGGCGAATAACCGCTTAGCCGATTTAAATCAAGAGCTTTGTGAAGCTAATCATATAAAAGAGGAATATATAGGACATTTTTTAGATTTATGTTCTACTTACATTGATAAGCTAGAAGATTATAGGAAGCTTGTAAACAGAAAAGTCTCTTCGGGACAGATTGAGGATCTATTTAAACTTACCAAATCGTCTCATATTATTGATGCCGAATTGAAAGAATTTTACATGAATTTTGATACTACCTTTCTTAAGTTATATCCTACTTTTGTACAAGAATTTAATGCTTTATTAGCAGAAAGTGAACAGTTTACTTTACGTAAAGGTGAGTTATTGAATACTGAACTCCGGATTTTTGCTCTTATTCGGTTGGGAATAAACGATAGTTCTAAAATCGCAAATTTTTTGCGGTATTCAGCTCAGACTATTTATAATTATCGAACCAAAGTAAAGAACAAAGCCTTAGGTTCTAGAGATGAATTTGAAGAGAATGTAATGAAAATAGGGTCATTTATATCCTAG
- a CDS encoding type I phosphomannose isomerase catalytic subunit, whose protein sequence is MNLYPVTFKPILKKIIWGGSDISPFKGIHPVQEGIGESWELSDVEGNVSIVANGPLENKSLDELIHTYGKDLVGEKVLEQFGTTFPLLIKFIDARDNLSIQVHPDDELAKKRHNSFGKTEMWYVIKAAPNATLYSGFSKQINSEEYVKRVENNTIMDVLQCYDVKPSDVFFLPAGRVHAIGAGCFIAEIQQTSNITYRIYDYNRKDANGNGRELHTELAKDAIDYTLLPDYRTHYTEEQNKPVELVSCKYFTTNLLDLTEQIVRDFTTLDSFVVYICMEGSFRLEDNKGNKIEVHQGQTVLVPADTEKVSLFPTSSTKLMETYIG, encoded by the coding sequence ATGAATTTATATCCTGTTACATTTAAACCTATCCTAAAAAAAATTATTTGGGGAGGATCAGATATCAGTCCATTCAAAGGAATTCATCCTGTCCAAGAAGGAATCGGAGAAAGCTGGGAACTTTCCGATGTAGAAGGGAATGTTTCTATTGTTGCTAATGGACCTTTGGAAAACAAGTCTCTGGATGAACTTATCCATACCTATGGGAAAGATTTGGTAGGAGAAAAAGTATTAGAACAATTCGGTACAACATTTCCTCTATTAATCAAATTCATAGATGCCCGCGATAATTTATCTATTCAAGTGCACCCTGATGATGAATTGGCTAAAAAACGTCATAATTCTTTTGGGAAAACAGAAATGTGGTACGTAATTAAAGCTGCTCCTAACGCAACTCTTTATTCCGGCTTCTCTAAACAGATCAATTCGGAAGAATACGTAAAGCGAGTAGAAAATAACACCATTATGGACGTTTTACAATGTTATGATGTAAAGCCCAGTGATGTATTTTTCTTGCCGGCCGGGCGTGTACATGCAATTGGTGCAGGTTGTTTTATTGCAGAAATACAGCAAACATCTAATATTACTTACCGGATTTACGATTATAACAGGAAAGATGCGAATGGAAACGGTAGAGAATTACATACTGAATTAGCAAAAGACGCTATTGATTATACTTTATTACCTGATTATAGAACTCATTATACGGAAGAACAAAATAAGCCTGTGGAATTAGTCTCTTGCAAATACTTTACTACAAACTTATTGGATCTAACAGAACAAATTGTTCGGGACTTCACAACTTTGGACTCTTTTGTAGTGTATATTTGCATGGAAGGTTCTTTTCGTTTAGAAGATAATAAGGGAAATAAAATAGAAGTGCATCAAGGCCAAACTGTATTAGTACCTGCCGATACGGAAAAAGTAAGTTTATTTCCTACCTCATCTACGAAATTAATGGAAACTTACATCGGATAA
- a CDS encoding MarR family winged helix-turn-helix transcriptional regulator, translating into MEPICAIKDIYKALYQFEKSFTENNDITINEAMVLCCLKDDSARCAGGISEYIGLSNSRVSKIITSVENKGYIKRDVNREDKRQMFFTLTSKGKEKIVQMMNVDLQLDSFFSQLRESLLKG; encoded by the coding sequence ATGGAACCTATTTGTGCAATAAAAGATATCTATAAAGCGTTATATCAATTTGAGAAATCGTTCACCGAAAATAATGATATAACTATTAATGAGGCTATGGTGCTTTGTTGTTTGAAAGATGATTCGGCAAGATGTGCCGGTGGTATTAGCGAATATATTGGGCTTTCCAATTCACGAGTTTCTAAAATAATTACTTCCGTGGAAAATAAAGGGTATATAAAACGTGATGTTAATAGAGAAGATAAACGTCAAATGTTTTTTACTCTTACTTCTAAAGGAAAAGAAAAAATTGTTCAAATGATGAATGTAGATTTGCAATTGGATAGTTTCTTTTCTCAATTAAGAGAATCTCTGCTTAAGGGGTAA
- a CDS encoding anthranilate synthase component I family protein, with protein MNYIFNTISKTLLADLQTPVSIYLKVRDVYPESALLESSDFHGGENSFSFIGIEPIASFQVNKGNVTCKYPDGKNVTSSLTEENNLSVQFNNYLSSFKMKENKNSTGINGFFGYTSYNAVRFFEPVDTEKNPTKCSEIPEMLYIFYRYIIVVNHFKNELTIIENLFNGEESQMQEVEALLENRNFASYDFLLRGEEHSPITDDMYKEMVKAGVKHCMRGDVFQIVLSRCFMQDFAGDDFKVYRALRSINPSPYLFYFDFGSFRIFGSSPETHCRIAGGRAYIDPIAGTFRRTGDDNKDRELTELLLKDPKENAEHVMLVDLARNDLSRNASDVKLEFYKEPQYYSHVIHLVSRVSGKLAPDSNPIKVFADTFPAGTLSGAPKVKAMQLISDIEKQDRGAYGGCIGYIGLNGDLNQAITIRSFVSCGNTLYYQAGAGIVSKSEPDKELQEVNNKLGALKKAIDLATTLKN; from the coding sequence ATGAATTATATTTTCAATACTATTAGCAAAACTTTATTGGCTGATCTTCAAACACCAGTAAGTATTTATTTAAAGGTACGGGACGTATATCCCGAATCCGCTTTATTGGAAAGCTCGGATTTCCATGGAGGAGAAAACAGTTTTTCTTTTATCGGAATTGAACCGATAGCGAGTTTTCAAGTAAATAAAGGAAATGTTACTTGTAAATATCCGGATGGAAAAAATGTGACATCCAGTCTAACAGAAGAGAATAATTTGTCGGTTCAATTTAATAATTATTTATCTTCTTTTAAAATGAAAGAAAATAAAAATAGCACTGGTATTAACGGATTCTTTGGTTATACGTCTTATAATGCCGTTCGTTTTTTTGAACCGGTAGATACGGAAAAGAACCCTACTAAATGTTCTGAAATTCCGGAAATGCTTTATATTTTCTATCGGTATATTATAGTTGTGAACCATTTTAAGAACGAACTTACGATTATAGAGAACCTTTTCAACGGAGAAGAAAGTCAGATGCAAGAAGTAGAAGCTTTGCTTGAAAACCGGAATTTCGCTTCGTATGATTTCTTACTTCGTGGAGAAGAACATTCCCCTATTACGGATGATATGTATAAAGAAATGGTCAAAGCCGGCGTAAAACATTGTATGCGAGGGGATGTTTTTCAAATTGTACTTTCCCGGTGTTTTATGCAAGATTTTGCAGGAGATGATTTTAAAGTATATCGTGCTCTCCGTTCTATTAATCCTTCCCCTTATTTATTTTATTTTGATTTTGGCTCTTTCCGTATATTCGGTTCGTCTCCGGAAACCCATTGCCGTATAGCTGGCGGACGGGCTTATATTGACCCGATTGCCGGAACTTTTCGCCGGACAGGAGATGATAATAAAGATCGCGAATTGACAGAACTTCTTCTTAAAGATCCTAAAGAAAATGCAGAACATGTGATGTTGGTAGATTTGGCGCGGAATGATTTAAGCAGGAATGCTTCAGATGTCAAATTGGAATTTTATAAAGAACCTCAATATTACTCCCATGTCATTCATTTGGTTTCCAGAGTAAGTGGTAAACTTGCACCGGATAGTAATCCTATCAAAGTTTTTGCCGATACTTTTCCTGCGGGTACACTTTCCGGTGCACCGAAAGTAAAAGCGATGCAACTTATTAGCGATATTGAAAAACAGGATCGGGGAGCTTATGGCGGTTGTATCGGTTATATCGGTTTAAATGGAGATTTAAACCAAGCAATCACTATTCGTTCTTTTGTAAGTTGTGGCAATACATTATACTATCAAGCAGGAGCAGGCATTGTTTCCAAGTCGGAACCTGATAAAGAATTGCAGGAAGTAAATAATAAGTTAGGAGCACTAAAAAAGGCAATAGACCTGGCTACTACTCTTAAAAATTAA
- a CDS encoding anthranilate synthase component II: MKKKLVIIDNYDSFTYNLYHLVKELGCTQVDVVRNDKFRLEEIDQYDKILLSPGPGIPSEAGLLLPVIKRYANSKSMLGVCLGHQAIAENFGATLINLEDVYHGVATLVKVVSEDIIFKGLPHLLEVGRYHSWAVSPVKLPSCIRITAIDEEGAIMALRHETYDVHGIQFHPESILTPKGKEMVANWLKY, translated from the coding sequence ATGAAAAAGAAATTAGTAATAATAGATAACTACGATTCATTTACTTATAATTTATACCATTTGGTAAAGGAATTAGGATGTACTCAGGTAGATGTTGTACGAAATGATAAATTTCGATTGGAAGAAATTGACCAGTATGATAAAATACTGCTTTCTCCCGGTCCGGGGATTCCTTCGGAAGCCGGATTATTATTACCTGTAATTAAACGGTATGCAAATAGTAAAAGCATGTTAGGGGTATGTTTAGGGCATCAAGCTATTGCCGAGAATTTTGGAGCTACCCTTATTAATCTGGAAGATGTTTATCATGGAGTTGCCACTTTAGTAAAGGTAGTGAGCGAAGATATTATATTTAAAGGGCTTCCCCACCTATTGGAAGTCGGTAGATATCATTCTTGGGCAGTAAGCCCGGTGAAACTTCCTTCTTGCATCCGGATTACGGCAATTGATGAAGAAGGTGCGATTATGGCCCTTCGTCATGAAACGTATGATGTACATGGAATTCAATTTCATCCCGAATCTATTCTGACTCCCAAAGGAAAAGAAATGGTCGCTAATTGGTTAAAATATTAA
- a CDS encoding cation:proton antiporter, protein MSKGAKSITFYLLMICVFGSLMYFIAKEGEGHQVKDAVSATYDAPKNMQEGFMLFKNLLMLHVESTIGILLLQIITILIAVRIFGWIFLKMGQPTVIGEIVAGIVLGPSVLGHLFPEVSEFLFRPESLANINILSEFGLILFMFAIGMELDIIEVRKKLKETILISHTSTIVPFFFGMLTSYFLYDTYAHKTTPFLSFALFIGIAMSITAFPVLARIIQEKGLTRSHLGTISLASAANGDITAWCLLAVVVAIAQAGTMLSATYNIVFSFLYVMIMFLVIRPFLRVVGHLYHNKEVVNKGLVAFMFLLLIISAYLTEILGLHALFGAFIAGVIMPSNVKFRKIMTEKVEDVSLSLLLPLFFVSTGLRTQIGLLNTPELWGICLIFIVVAIAGKFGGALFSARFVGESWKDSLYIGALMNTRGLMELVVLTIGYEMKILPPSVFVMLVLMTLVTTFMTTPLVSFIDFCFRTREKLANKQILLGGEVFKVLLSFGRASNGQIMLDVANQMFSKGKSKLDITALHLTVGSDVNPLHTDNFEEVSFSPILYEAKKLDIPIKTRYEVSNDAGQDIVEIVNNEGYDFLLVGAALSLSDLPTDIEATKYKDSFYDRYLKRLKAPMSWIYPGALLKDKTKMFIEQTNCPVGVFVNRGFVRATNIIVPLAVPDDLYLVEYVRTLQKATHGNVTFVYKIEESPECEELKNTLTDYMNAEKKVVLLPNVPFTAELLSQYNFMLISYNTWNAISDKRKEALQKMPSTLILSKKKK, encoded by the coding sequence ATGAGTAAAGGTGCTAAAAGTATAACTTTTTATTTGTTAATGATTTGTGTATTCGGGTCACTGATGTACTTTATTGCCAAAGAAGGGGAAGGGCATCAGGTGAAAGATGCTGTTTCTGCCACTTATGATGCACCTAAAAATATGCAAGAAGGTTTTATGCTTTTTAAGAACCTTTTAATGCTTCATGTGGAATCTACTATTGGGATTTTATTATTACAGATTATTACCATTCTTATTGCAGTTCGTATTTTCGGTTGGATTTTTCTTAAGATGGGACAACCTACGGTAATTGGCGAGATTGTTGCTGGTATTGTATTAGGTCCTTCTGTATTAGGACATTTGTTCCCTGAAGTATCTGAATTTTTATTTCGTCCCGAATCTTTGGCTAATATTAATATATTAAGCGAGTTCGGGTTGATTCTTTTTATGTTTGCTATCGGGATGGAATTAGATATTATTGAAGTACGTAAGAAGTTAAAAGAGACGATTCTTATTAGTCATACGAGTACGATTGTACCTTTTTTCTTTGGAATGTTAACATCCTACTTTTTGTATGATACGTATGCTCATAAAACTACCCCTTTTCTTTCTTTTGCTTTATTTATCGGAATTGCTATGAGTATTACAGCTTTTCCTGTATTGGCCCGGATTATTCAGGAAAAAGGTTTAACTCGCTCTCATTTAGGCACTATTTCATTAGCTAGTGCAGCCAATGGTGATATTACAGCCTGGTGTTTGCTAGCTGTTGTGGTAGCAATTGCTCAAGCTGGCACTATGCTAAGTGCGACTTATAATATTGTATTTTCTTTTCTGTATGTAATGATTATGTTTTTGGTTATCAGGCCGTTTCTTCGAGTCGTAGGACATTTATATCATAATAAGGAAGTGGTAAATAAAGGATTAGTTGCCTTTATGTTTCTTCTTCTTATTATTTCAGCATATTTAACGGAGATTTTAGGTTTGCATGCATTGTTTGGTGCATTTATAGCAGGAGTAATTATGCCGTCCAATGTCAAATTTCGTAAGATTATGACGGAAAAAGTAGAAGATGTTTCTTTATCGCTTTTGCTTCCCTTATTTTTTGTGTCTACAGGCTTGCGCACGCAAATCGGCCTACTTAATACACCTGAACTTTGGGGAATTTGTTTGATTTTTATAGTCGTTGCAATTGCCGGGAAGTTTGGTGGAGCTTTGTTTTCCGCACGTTTTGTTGGAGAGAGTTGGAAAGATAGCCTTTATATCGGAGCTTTGATGAATACCCGGGGACTCATGGAGTTGGTTGTGTTAACCATTGGTTATGAGATGAAAATATTGCCTCCGTCTGTTTTTGTTATGTTGGTATTAATGACGCTTGTCACAACTTTTATGACCACTCCATTGGTCTCCTTTATCGATTTTTGTTTCCGAACCCGGGAGAAATTGGCTAATAAGCAAATACTTCTTGGAGGAGAAGTATTTAAAGTATTACTTTCTTTTGGGCGTGCTAGTAACGGTCAGATTATGTTGGATGTTGCTAATCAAATGTTTAGTAAAGGAAAGAGTAAATTAGATATTACGGCTCTTCACCTTACCGTCGGATCGGATGTAAACCCCTTGCATACCGATAATTTTGAAGAGGTAAGTTTTAGCCCTATTCTTTATGAAGCTAAGAAACTGGATATTCCTATTAAAACTCGTTATGAAGTTTCTAATGATGCAGGGCAAGATATTGTAGAGATTGTAAACAATGAAGGATACGATTTCCTTTTAGTTGGGGCAGCACTTTCGCTTTCTGATTTGCCGACGGATATAGAGGCTACCAAATATAAAGATTCTTTTTACGATCGGTATTTGAAAAGATTAAAAGCTCCTATGTCCTGGATTTATCCAGGTGCTTTATTAAAAGACAAAACAAAAATGTTCATTGAACAGACAAATTGTCCGGTCGGAGTTTTTGTAAACCGAGGATTTGTGCGAGCTACCAATATAATTGTACCTCTCGCAGTTCCTGATGATCTTTATTTGGTGGAATATGTCCGTACTTTGCAAAAAGCAACGCACGGGAACGTAACATTTGTGTATAAGATAGAAGAGAGCCCGGAATGTGAAGAGTTAAAGAATACTCTTACTGATTATATGAATGCAGAAAAGAAAGTTGTTCTTTTACCGAATGTACCTTTTACGGCAGAGTTATTATCACAATATAATTTCATGTTAATCAGTTATAATACCTGGAATGCAATCTCTGATAAAAGGAAAGAGGCATTGCAAAAGATGCCCTCTACCCTTATTTTGAGTAAAAAGAAGAAATAA